The Banduia mediterranea DNA segment ATTATGCGCACGGGCGCGCCATGGCGGGATTTGCCGCCCGATTTGGGTCATTGGAGCAACACGCATCGCCGTTTTATCCGCTGGCGTGACAAGGGCATCTGGGAAAAGCTACTGGAAACCCTGATCGACGAGCCGGATTATGAATGGCTGATGATTGATGCCAGCCATTGCAAAGTCCATCCACACGCGGCAGGTGCAAAGGGCGGCAATCAGGACATGTCCCGCACAAAAGGGGGCTCAATACCAAGATACACCTGGCCGTGGATGCGTTTGGTATGCCGGTCAGAATTATTATTACACAAGGTACCCGAGCAGATTGCACGCAGGCTGGCCGGCTGATTGAGGGGGTGAACGCGGATTATTTACTGGCTGATCGCAGCTACGACAGTGATGCTATTGTTGAGCAAGCGCACAATCAGGGCATGGTTGCCGTTATTCCTCCACGCAAAAACCGTGTCGTTCAGCGTGAATACGATAAAGACCTGTACAAACTCAGGCATCTTGTTGAGAACGCTTTCCTGCACTTGAAGCGGTGGCGCGGTATCGCCACAAGATACGCCAAAAATACAGCATCATTCCTCGCCGCCGTCCAAATCAGATGTATCGCTCTCTGGGCTAATATCTCGTGACTACACTATTTAATTTCCGATATAAAAATTAAGACTTTCGGTTTTTATTTAGCTGCCTTGCCGTTTTTAAAAAGCGAAGCATTAATAGAGGAATATTAGGGGGTTGTTAACATTTTGTCGGTATTCTGTCTCTAAGTGCTAAAAAAGCACAATGAATCCCCGGCAGGGAGTGGAGAAAATGAAGACTGAAGAGTCGTTTAATGCCAAATCCGGCGCGGCAGCCCTGCCGCCAGCGCTGCGCACGCACCGCCCGGCCATCGTGGTCGAGCCGGCGCGCCCGGCCGCGCCCACCGGCGAGGAGGATCTGGCAAAGGTTCATGATGTCGCTGAACAGGAACGCATCCGCGATCAGGCGGCCACAACGCGGGTATTGACCGGCAATGCCGAAGCCCATGAAGACACCATGGCCGGTGGACGGCGGGCCTCGATGCCGGTGCGGATGGTCGCGGCGCAAATGTCGGATAGCCCGGCGGCCCGCAAGAAGCGCGAAGAGCAGGCGGCCCTGGCCAGGGCCATGCGTGAGTTGAACGAGTGGATCGCTGAGCTTGATGAATTAATCCGCATATTGGAATCCAAGCGTGATGCCGCGCGCGCCGACGCACAAGCCTACTTCGACATGGCACATGACGCTGAAGACCTGCGAGATAGCCTTGACGACGGCATTTCCGCCGATGAACGCAAACGCCTGGAAGCCCTCTTCGGCAAAGACAGGCTCGAGGGCAAATCCGATCAAGAGATCAAAGAGATGATGGATCTCTACATTCAAGAGCAATACGGTAATGCTTATGGCAAAGAGAACGAAGCCAACGAATATCAAAACGAAATTAATGAGGTCAATGAAATCCGGGAGGAAGCTGAACGAGAACGCGACAGATTTGAGGCCAGAGCACAGCGGGCTCATACACCGGAGGAAGAAGACGCGCTCGCGGAGGAAGTAGAAACCTACACCCGCCAATCCGGCGAACGGCTTGATGCCATTGAAGCCAGCCGCATCGGGATCACGAGCGAAGCTGTGGATGCGGGAATCAAGCAGGGTGCGAGGGAGACCAGCAGAGAGTCGATAGCGGAAGCGGAAGCGAAGGACCTAAACGGCGAATTCACCCTGCCGCCGCCCGTGCCCACATAAGAGTTAGCGAGCCGCCAACGCGGGCACCGTCCCTCCCACCAATGCGACACTATTCTGCTGCTGGTTGGCATGCATCGTTGCGACATAGCGAGCTACAACATTAGGCAGTTCCGCGGCCGCTTCATTCGACGAAAACACTCCCGAGGGGTTTGCATCTGTTGTAAAGCGGACACCATCAATAAAGTATGAAATTCCAAACCCTCTTGGCACATTGTCGGCTGCTACTAGCGCAGTATCTTTGTCAACATCTGGATGAGCTTGGAGCCATCCTCTGAGCTGCCGTGCACGCT contains these protein-coding regions:
- a CDS encoding IS5 family transposase (programmed frameshift), producing MTQPHRRHDISDKTWALLEPHLPGREGSWGGVAKDNRLFINAVFWIMRTGAPWRDLPPDLGHWSNTHRRFIRWRDKGIWEKLLETLIDEPDYEWLMIDASHCKVHPHAAGAKGGNQDMSRTKGGFNTKIHLAVDAFGMPVRIIITQGTRADCTQAGRLIEGVNADYLLADRSYDSDAIVEQAHNQGMVAVIPPRKNRVVQREYDKDLYKLRHLVENAFLHLKRWRGIATRYAKNTASFLAAVQIRCIALWANIS